A window of Mucilaginibacter paludis DSM 18603 contains these coding sequences:
- a CDS encoding sulfatase, producing the protein MKLNLTLTAAFLTGTLLNLNAQQPAKAKQPNVVLILADDLGYNDLSSYGNTLINTPNIDALAKEGVNFTQGYVSAPICSPSRAGLITGRYQQRFGYEFFAATPATWGVQDAAHAEASKNALRKYGAYYTIDGLALETYNKTPQGLPANEITIAGLLKKQGYKTAVIGKWNLGETDDFIPEKYGFDYHYGFLSGGSRYGSTDDVDFVVKDLPHLYWNAQIIKYGKGPVKLRKNAGTVLTTEYLTTRFGNEAADFIEANKNRPFFLYVPFNAPHDPFMAKKEDFAAVTTVKDSTRRVYQAMVKSLDDAVGVITKKLKELNLDKNTLIIFTSDNGGAMYTHALDNKPLRGGKATHFEGGIRVPFIIKYPGGIPAGEVFNKPVSTLDLFPTIAAVTGANLPGNVTYDGVNLLPYVNNLNKSKPHQFLYWRSGWAKAIRKDDFKLYINEREGKTYLFNISTDIGEGHDLLKENPQKAEELRRDLLKWEKTLAPPLWPSVWYMEYKNGNDINYFPI; encoded by the coding sequence ATGAAATTAAACTTAACACTTACCGCTGCCTTTTTAACCGGAACCTTGTTGAATTTAAATGCGCAGCAGCCTGCAAAAGCAAAGCAGCCGAACGTGGTGCTTATCCTGGCTGACGATTTAGGGTATAACGACCTATCATCTTACGGGAACACGTTGATCAATACGCCCAATATTGACGCGCTGGCTAAAGAAGGAGTGAATTTTACGCAAGGATATGTTTCGGCACCTATCTGTTCGCCTTCCCGTGCCGGGTTGATTACCGGGAGATATCAGCAACGGTTTGGATATGAGTTTTTTGCCGCGACACCTGCAACCTGGGGAGTGCAGGATGCTGCCCATGCTGAAGCAAGTAAAAATGCCTTACGAAAATACGGTGCTTATTATACGATAGATGGATTGGCCCTCGAAACGTATAATAAAACACCCCAAGGCTTACCTGCTAACGAAATTACAATAGCTGGCCTGTTGAAGAAACAGGGGTATAAAACCGCTGTGATTGGAAAATGGAACCTTGGGGAAACAGATGATTTTATACCCGAAAAATATGGCTTTGACTATCATTACGGCTTTTTGAGCGGTGGTTCGCGCTATGGCTCAACTGATGATGTGGACTTTGTTGTTAAAGATCTACCGCATTTGTATTGGAACGCACAAATTATAAAATATGGAAAAGGCCCTGTAAAGTTGCGTAAGAATGCCGGGACAGTTTTAACTACAGAATATTTAACCACCCGCTTTGGTAATGAAGCGGCTGATTTTATAGAAGCCAACAAAAACAGGCCATTTTTTTTATATGTGCCATTCAATGCGCCGCATGATCCGTTTATGGCCAAAAAGGAAGATTTTGCTGCGGTAACCACGGTAAAAGATAGTACCCGAAGAGTTTACCAGGCTATGGTGAAATCGTTGGACGATGCAGTTGGTGTTATCACTAAAAAGCTCAAAGAGCTAAATCTGGATAAAAATACCTTAATTATTTTTACAAGTGATAATGGTGGCGCCATGTACACCCACGCTTTAGATAATAAGCCGTTACGGGGTGGCAAAGCAACCCACTTTGAAGGCGGGATACGTGTTCCATTTATCATCAAGTACCCAGGCGGCATCCCTGCCGGTGAAGTGTTTAACAAACCTGTATCTACGCTTGATTTATTTCCGACGATTGCCGCCGTTACCGGGGCGAATCTTCCAGGAAATGTTACTTATGACGGTGTTAATCTGCTTCCGTATGTCAATAACCTCAATAAAAGCAAGCCTCATCAGTTTTTGTATTGGCGGTCTGGCTGGGCTAAAGCGATACGGAAGGATGATTTTAAGCTTTATATCAATGAGCGGGAAGGTAAAACATACTTGTTCAATATCAGTACTGATATTGGCGAGGGGCATGATCTTTTAAAAGAGAACCCGCAAAAAGCTGAAGAGTTGCGACGCGACCTTTTGAAATGGGAAAAAACTTTAGCGCCACCCCTGTGGCCAAGTGTGTGGTATATGGAATACAAGAACGGGAACGATATCAACTACTTTCCCATTTAG
- a CDS encoding DUF1254 domain-containing protein: MKRYLKITLAAFIISSVVLSGGWSFAANYPVPARHFVKPRHHSRLSKNEVVKLLGQAYIYGLPVVFTDFTRQVAHAANNTFSHGHQFPDHTSRWVVAPNNDTNYSSAFLDLGDDAVVLSIPDTKDRYFVVPLMDAWTNVFASFGKRTTGTKAQKYLISGPRWEGSVPQGLTQVKAPTDLVWVIGRIQVNSPDDQINFVSKIQDQFSLTTLSNWVKGNEVSSPVKFTQYPNTPSQVKDVQNKKATVVQAIKNIPIESYFNYLNDLLVKNPPLAGDEAFIKQLEKVGIKAGNKFSLTDFDSGTQEIIRKIPEEVFHRFDAAGLSLENVKPLSGSKIGDYKTDYLTRALVAYKGLGALTPEEATYIGYYTDADKNALDGNYNYTIHFEKGKLPPSTAFWSLTLYDKDRYLTANAIRRYAIGDRNNLKFNPDGSLDIYVQHENPGKEKENNWLPAPTESFNVVLRIYVPSPSYLKDHNVWVNPPLVKANNP; the protein is encoded by the coding sequence ATGAAAAGATATCTTAAAATCACCCTTGCCGCCTTCATCATCAGCAGTGTTGTTCTTAGCGGTGGCTGGTCGTTTGCCGCTAATTATCCAGTACCGGCCCGGCATTTTGTAAAGCCCCGTCATCATAGCAGGCTTTCTAAGAATGAGGTTGTTAAGTTGTTAGGCCAGGCTTACATTTATGGCTTGCCTGTTGTTTTTACTGATTTTACCAGACAGGTAGCCCACGCCGCCAACAATACATTCAGCCATGGGCACCAGTTTCCCGATCATACCTCTCGTTGGGTGGTTGCCCCCAATAACGACACCAACTACTCTTCAGCTTTTTTAGATCTGGGAGACGATGCCGTGGTATTGAGTATACCGGATACCAAAGACAGGTATTTTGTAGTACCGTTAATGGACGCCTGGACCAACGTATTTGCTTCTTTTGGTAAGCGGACAACGGGAACCAAGGCACAAAAATACCTCATTTCGGGGCCACGGTGGGAGGGGAGCGTACCGCAAGGGTTAACACAGGTAAAAGCGCCAACTGACCTGGTATGGGTCATCGGCCGGATCCAGGTAAACAGTCCAGATGACCAGATTAATTTTGTAAGCAAAATTCAGGATCAGTTTTCGCTCACCACATTAAGCAATTGGGTTAAAGGGAACGAAGTCTCATCGCCAGTTAAGTTTACTCAATATCCTAATACGCCATCGCAGGTTAAGGATGTACAGAATAAAAAAGCGACTGTTGTACAGGCGATTAAAAATATTCCGATCGAGAGCTATTTTAATTATCTGAATGATTTATTGGTGAAAAATCCGCCTTTAGCAGGAGATGAGGCTTTTATTAAACAACTGGAAAAAGTTGGCATCAAAGCCGGAAACAAATTCTCATTAACTGATTTTGACTCCGGCACCCAGGAAATTATCAGGAAAATCCCCGAAGAGGTATTTCATCGCTTTGACGCCGCGGGGCTATCTCTTGAAAATGTTAAGCCATTATCTGGCAGTAAGATCGGTGATTATAAAACTGATTATTTAACCAGGGCCCTGGTTGCTTATAAAGGCCTTGGCGCATTAACTCCCGAAGAGGCTACTTACATTGGGTATTATACCGATGCCGACAAAAACGCGCTCGACGGTAATTATAATTATACCATTCATTTTGAAAAGGGGAAACTCCCTCCCTCAACCGCGTTTTGGTCGTTAACGCTGTATGATAAAGACCGTTACCTTACCGCTAATGCCATACGCCGGTATGCTATCGGAGACCGGAATAATTTAAAGTTTAACCCGGATGGCTCCCTGGATATTTATGTGCAGCATGAAAACCCAGGAAAGGAAAAGGAAAATAATTGGTTGCCCGCACCAACTGAAAGCTTTAACGTGGTTTTGCGTATTTACGTGCCATCGCCGTCCTATCTTAAAGATCATAATGTGTGGGTGAATCCGCCGCTGGTTAAAGCCAACAATCCATAA
- a CDS encoding TonB-dependent receptor, whose translation MKKIITFSILILSLLGASVAQSQVINGVVKDQSQTLIGASVKIAGQTIGTSTDVNGNYSLSLKSGSYKVVASYAGYETVFKDVTLAAGQTIRLDFTLSPSGNLNEVVVVGSRSKPRSQLNSPVPVDVVDIKKLSRNAPQVTLNQILNYVAPSFSSNVQTISDGTDHIDPASLRGLGPDQVLVLINGKRRHTTSLININGSFGKGSVGTDLNAIPTAAIKRIEILRDGASAQYGSDAIAGVINIILDDQVNVLSGNITTGGYDSKHTEKGKTFDGGQVQANLNYGVPLGESGGFLNLAGSYDYRDYTNRMIAYGGTIFTDYNDPALATVPGTPTGKDITDAELAKRGLSRSDFNSRVGQSANRGGSLFFNSSLPLANGAEVYAFGGLNYRHGESAAFFRTPSQLTQTNATIYPNGFLPLIVTDNKDQSIAVGTRGKLGEWKIDVSNTYGQNKLDFSTTNTLNASLLSSSPNSFNDGGYVFKQNTTNLDLSRFYKNVLSGLNLAFGAEHRYENYQILQGQESSYVNYGNALNIGTDALGKPILVQNPKGNVSTLFAANGSALGGGAQGFGGFSPDNVVNASRTSVAFYGDGEINFTDAFLVDGALRFENYSDFGSTLNWKVASRYKFSDKFLLRGAASTGFRAPSLQQSYFSATSTIFSNGQFVESGTFRNDSRIAQLLGIPKLKQETSHNYSLGFTSNLGDFKLTVDGYYIKINNRIIYTGQFSGSATGSAQDQEIYNILHSANAQTARFFANAIDTRTRGIDAVLTYSKKLGSGSFRTDLSGTYAKTDLAGSVHASPLLVGKESTYFDDASRIYLESAVPQSKINLSLTYDIGKWNFFWRDVYFGKVTEATNVVTAQDTYKGKIISDVSVGYEFYKDFHLSVGANNLFDIYPDPTSVANQSSGRFLYSRTAQQFGFNGRFLFTRLSFNL comes from the coding sequence ATGAAAAAAATCATTACTTTTTCTATTTTAATATTATCCTTGCTTGGCGCATCTGTCGCTCAATCGCAGGTAATTAACGGCGTTGTTAAAGATCAATCCCAAACCCTTATCGGCGCATCTGTAAAAATAGCGGGTCAAACTATCGGCACATCAACAGACGTGAACGGAAATTATTCGTTAAGTCTGAAAAGTGGCAGTTACAAAGTGGTAGCCAGCTATGCTGGTTATGAAACCGTTTTTAAGGATGTTACATTAGCTGCAGGGCAAACAATCAGGTTGGATTTTACACTTTCTCCATCAGGTAATTTAAACGAGGTAGTTGTAGTTGGCTCACGCAGCAAGCCCCGGTCGCAGCTCAACTCACCTGTGCCTGTGGACGTGGTTGATATAAAAAAATTAAGCCGTAACGCGCCTCAGGTTACCTTGAACCAGATATTGAATTATGTGGCGCCGTCATTCTCATCCAATGTTCAAACCATATCCGATGGCACTGATCATATCGATCCGGCCTCTTTACGCGGTTTAGGCCCTGATCAGGTTTTGGTTTTGATTAATGGTAAAAGGCGGCATACTACTTCATTGATCAATATTAACGGCAGCTTCGGCAAAGGCTCCGTAGGAACCGACCTGAATGCCATACCAACAGCGGCTATTAAGCGCATTGAAATTTTGCGGGATGGGGCATCGGCCCAATATGGGTCTGACGCGATAGCCGGCGTGATCAACATTATCCTGGACGATCAGGTTAATGTTTTAAGCGGGAATATTACAACCGGTGGGTACGACTCAAAACACACCGAAAAAGGTAAAACATTTGATGGTGGGCAGGTGCAGGCTAACCTGAATTATGGCGTGCCCCTTGGCGAAAGCGGCGGCTTTTTAAACCTTGCCGGATCGTATGATTACCGTGACTATACCAACCGGATGATCGCTTACGGCGGAACAATTTTTACCGATTACAACGATCCTGCTTTAGCTACCGTTCCGGGAACGCCTACAGGAAAAGATATTACCGATGCCGAACTGGCCAAACGCGGTTTGAGCCGGTCGGATTTTAATTCACGTGTCGGTCAGTCGGCCAATAGGGGAGGGAGCCTTTTTTTCAATTCCTCATTGCCCTTGGCAAACGGCGCAGAGGTATATGCCTTCGGAGGGTTAAACTATCGCCACGGCGAATCGGCGGCATTTTTTCGTACCCCTTCACAATTAACACAAACTAACGCTACTATTTATCCGAATGGATTTTTACCGCTGATTGTAACCGATAATAAGGATCAATCAATAGCGGTAGGTACTCGAGGCAAATTGGGCGAATGGAAAATTGATGTAAGCAATACCTACGGACAAAATAAGCTTGATTTTTCAACCACCAACACGTTAAATGCTTCTTTGTTAAGTTCATCTCCAAATTCGTTCAATGATGGGGGCTATGTTTTCAAACAAAATACCACTAACCTGGACCTGAGCCGTTTTTATAAAAATGTATTAAGCGGCTTGAACCTTGCTTTTGGAGCCGAACACCGTTATGAAAATTACCAGATATTGCAGGGGCAGGAGTCATCATACGTTAATTACGGTAACGCGCTTAACATTGGCACAGATGCGTTGGGCAAGCCAATTTTGGTTCAAAACCCCAAAGGCAATGTTTCTACTTTATTTGCCGCTAATGGTTCAGCATTAGGAGGTGGCGCACAGGGCTTCGGAGGCTTCAGCCCGGATAATGTGGTGAATGCATCACGCACCTCGGTGGCTTTTTATGGCGATGGCGAGATTAATTTCACAGATGCTTTTTTAGTGGACGGTGCTTTACGCTTTGAAAATTATTCTGATTTTGGCTCAACACTAAATTGGAAAGTGGCTTCGAGATACAAGTTTTCAGACAAGTTTTTATTGCGCGGAGCAGCAAGCACAGGCTTCAGGGCGCCGTCTTTGCAGCAAAGTTACTTCAGCGCCACGTCAACTATATTTTCAAACGGGCAGTTTGTAGAGTCGGGCACTTTCAGAAATGATAGCCGTATAGCCCAGCTTTTAGGCATTCCTAAGTTAAAACAAGAAACATCTCATAATTACAGTTTGGGCTTCACCAGCAATTTAGGCGATTTTAAATTAACTGTCGACGGATATTATATCAAGATCAATAACCGGATCATCTACACCGGCCAGTTTTCAGGAAGCGCTACCGGCTCGGCTCAGGATCAGGAGATTTATAACATTTTGCATAGCGCCAATGCGCAAACCGCACGTTTTTTTGCCAATGCTATCGATACCCGCACCCGTGGTATTGATGCTGTGCTAACTTATTCTAAAAAACTCGGCAGTGGTTCATTCCGCACGGATCTGTCAGGCACCTACGCTAAAACAGATCTCGCAGGTTCGGTACATGCTTCGCCTTTATTGGTTGGCAAAGAAAGTACCTACTTCGATGATGCCAGCCGCATCTATCTTGAATCGGCCGTGCCGCAAAGCAAGATCAACCTTTCTTTAACTTATGATATCGGCAAATGGAATTTCTTTTGGCGCGATGTCTATTTCGGCAAGGTTACTGAAGCAACCAACGTAGTAACCGCCCAGGATACTTATAAGGGCAAAATTATCTCGGATGTGAGCGTTGGATATGAGTTTTATAAAGATTTCCATCTATCTGTTGGAGCCAACAATCTGTTTGATATTTACCCGGATCCAACATCCGTGGCCAACCAAAGCTCCGGCAGATTTTTATATTCACGCACTGCCCAGCAGTTTGGCTTTAATGGCCGGTTTTTATTTACCCGGTTATCCTTTAACCTGTAG
- a CDS encoding SusC/RagA family TonB-linked outer membrane protein: MQLNEKVIMAFCALTLQKAFSVFKFILSGNQNVLKTSLDKPFTKLLQTTRYALALVIPLLFLSFISAAQIQTKPVINSTLKGKVIDAKTRENLLGVSVQIKGTTNGAVTDGKGEFNLITGQIFPYTLVVSYIGYEKQELVVSSGPIQIELKANPNQLNDVVVVGYGVQRRKDITGSVASVPKEALSQVSPSVDNLLRGAVSGVNVTQSSGQPGASATIRIRGGNSITAGNEPLYVIDGFPIYNDNSSVSTGIGGSATGTNSGLNALATINPGDIESIDILKDASATAIYGSRGANGVVIITTKLGKRGTQNVTYNTYFGQQKITKQLSLLNGTQWAQLYNDVIAAQGAGTPLTATQISTIGNGSDWQNATYRTAPVQNHDLSFSGGDEKSRFAVSGNYFKQQGITINTDFSRYSARFNYERSLSSKFKIGLNATGSRSTSNGVAANTGALASGFANLGAVALSTSPAVAIKSADGTYNVNNPYSAGYSGNPIQDLNTVVNETNVTRTLGNFFGEYNLLQGLVARVSFGADLLNTRQNYFAPKSSLNGSALNGTAAIGNNDVNTWLNENTLTYSKAINTQHTFSVLLGYTTQYYKSESVTSSSSNFLNESSTYNKLDAGSVANPPSSSAYSWALNSYLARINYSYLKRYNFTLSARADGSSKFGSGKRWGYFPSAGFSWNIADEDFLKDNKLISNLKLRLSAGATGNQEIGVYNYLTAFTPLTTSLNGTFLTAYIASQLGNEKLKWEKTTQYNIGTDIGLFDNRIVLTADAYYKKTTDLLLLVSLPLSSGFSTALQNVGAVSNKGIELGINTDNIRGNDFTWKTSLVYSLNRNEVLSLGSASYINPSVPTILSLLAPVRVIVGQPLGTFWGFKTDGIFQNQNEINNSATSDTKANTKPGDQKYKNLGGDPNIITANDDKTVLGSSQPKFTGSLTNTFTYQGFDLLVFLQGSYGNKIYNALKQQLNVTSLVLNSTTDVLDRWTPANPSNSVPRASNQPTQVMSDRYIEDGSYLRLKTLTLGYTVKQGTLFNKAGIKSLRFYLSAQNLATWTKYTGYDPEASSFEQNPLLQGIDYGAYPNYRTFLAGLNITL, translated from the coding sequence ATGCAATTAAATGAAAAAGTCATAATGGCATTTTGTGCCCTGACTTTGCAAAAAGCATTTTCCGTTTTCAAATTTATATTATCTGGTAATCAAAACGTTTTAAAAACGTCGTTAGATAAACCTTTCACCAAACTGTTACAAACTACCCGCTACGCTTTAGCGCTCGTAATTCCGTTACTGTTTTTATCTTTCATTTCCGCTGCACAGATCCAAACGAAGCCTGTAATTAATTCAACATTAAAAGGCAAAGTAATTGACGCAAAAACCAGGGAAAATTTATTGGGCGTGTCCGTACAGATCAAAGGGACCACCAATGGAGCCGTAACCGACGGTAAGGGAGAATTTAACCTGATTACAGGCCAGATATTTCCTTATACCTTAGTGGTCAGCTACATTGGTTATGAAAAACAAGAACTCGTTGTTTCGTCAGGCCCGATACAAATAGAGCTAAAGGCAAATCCGAACCAATTAAATGATGTGGTTGTAGTGGGGTATGGCGTGCAGCGGCGGAAAGATATAACAGGTTCTGTGGCGTCAGTACCCAAAGAGGCACTTAGCCAGGTTTCCCCCTCGGTAGATAATTTATTACGCGGAGCAGTTTCAGGCGTCAATGTTACTCAGAGTTCCGGCCAGCCGGGTGCTTCGGCAACTATCCGCATCCGCGGAGGAAACTCCATTACCGCGGGTAATGAACCTTTGTATGTTATAGACGGTTTCCCTATCTACAACGATAACAGCAGTGTAAGTACAGGTATAGGCGGAAGCGCCACTGGTACCAACTCCGGCCTGAACGCGTTGGCCACAATAAACCCGGGAGACATAGAGTCGATAGACATTTTAAAAGATGCATCCGCAACCGCGATTTATGGCTCCAGGGGAGCAAACGGCGTAGTGATTATTACAACCAAGCTTGGAAAGCGTGGTACCCAAAATGTAACGTATAATACCTATTTCGGGCAGCAAAAAATAACTAAACAGCTATCCTTGCTTAATGGCACACAGTGGGCGCAGCTGTATAATGATGTAATTGCCGCTCAGGGGGCTGGTACCCCGTTAACGGCCACCCAGATCAGCACTATTGGAAACGGATCCGACTGGCAAAACGCAACCTACCGTACCGCGCCCGTTCAAAACCATGATCTGTCTTTTTCCGGCGGCGATGAAAAATCAAGATTTGCTGTTTCCGGCAATTATTTTAAGCAACAGGGAATAACCATTAATACCGATTTCAGCAGGTATTCTGCCCGGTTCAATTATGAGCGTAGTTTATCGTCTAAATTTAAAATCGGGTTAAATGCAACGGGCAGCCGCAGCACTTCCAATGGTGTTGCAGCTAATACCGGCGCACTGGCCAGTGGCTTTGCCAACCTTGGAGCGGTTGCTTTAAGCACATCGCCGGCAGTTGCTATCAAAAGTGCCGATGGTACTTATAACGTTAACAATCCCTATAGTGCCGGTTACAGCGGCAACCCTATTCAGGATTTGAACACAGTGGTTAATGAAACCAATGTTACGCGTACGCTCGGAAACTTTTTTGGCGAGTATAATTTATTACAAGGTTTGGTTGCCAGGGTAAGTTTTGGTGCCGACTTGCTTAATACACGGCAAAATTATTTTGCTCCTAAAAGCAGCCTGAACGGAAGCGCGCTTAACGGAACTGCAGCAATTGGCAATAATGATGTTAACACCTGGCTTAATGAAAATACCCTGACTTACTCTAAGGCAATCAATACGCAACACACGTTCAGCGTTTTATTGGGTTATACCACCCAATACTATAAAAGTGAAAGCGTTACCTCATCCTCATCTAATTTTTTGAACGAAAGTAGCACTTATAATAAACTGGATGCGGGCTCGGTAGCAAATCCGCCTTCATCGTCTGCATACAGTTGGGCGTTAAACTCTTACCTGGCCCGTATCAATTATTCATATCTCAAGAGATACAATTTTACCTTGTCTGCCCGGGCAGATGGTTCTTCTAAGTTTGGTAGCGGTAAAAGGTGGGGGTATTTCCCTTCGGCAGGCTTTTCCTGGAATATCGCCGACGAGGATTTTCTTAAAGATAACAAGCTTATCAGTAATTTAAAACTGCGTTTAAGTGCAGGCGCGACAGGAAACCAGGAGATAGGTGTTTACAATTACCTCACCGCGTTTACGCCTTTAACTACGTCATTAAACGGAACATTCTTAACTGCCTACATTGCCAGTCAATTAGGTAATGAAAAACTAAAATGGGAAAAAACTACTCAGTATAATATCGGAACCGATATCGGTTTGTTTGATAACCGCATTGTGCTTACTGCCGATGCCTATTATAAAAAAACCACTGATTTATTGCTCCTGGTATCATTGCCGTTGTCTTCCGGCTTTTCAACAGCGCTGCAAAATGTAGGTGCGGTATCTAACAAAGGTATCGAACTTGGTATTAATACGGATAACATCCGCGGTAATGATTTTACCTGGAAAACCTCACTGGTTTATTCCCTGAATCGCAATGAAGTATTGAGCCTTGGCAGTGCATCTTATATCAATCCGTCGGTACCTACCATACTGAGCTTGCTGGCACCGGTAAGAGTTATTGTAGGGCAGCCTTTAGGAACCTTTTGGGGATTTAAAACAGATGGAATTTTTCAAAATCAAAATGAGATCAACAATTCGGCTACATCGGATACTAAAGCCAATACAAAACCAGGTGATCAAAAGTATAAAAATCTGGGTGGCGATCCCAATATCATTACTGCCAACGACGACAAAACCGTATTGGGCAGTTCACAGCCTAAATTTACAGGCAGCTTAACCAATACCTTCACTTATCAGGGCTTTGACCTTCTGGTATTTCTTCAGGGGAGTTATGGCAATAAAATATATAATGCCTTAAAGCAGCAATTGAACGTGACGAGTTTGGTGTTGAATAGCACCACCGACGTGCTTGACCGGTGGACACCTGCCAATCCAAGCAACAGCGTTCCGCGCGCTTCTAACCAGCCTACGCAGGTGATGTCTGATCGTTATATTGAAGATGGATCTTACTTGCGCTTAAAAACACTCACTCTTGGTTATACCGTTAAGCAAGGTACTTTATTTAATAAAGCCGGTATCAAAAGCCTGCGGTTTTACCTGTCGGCCCAAAACCTGGCTACGTGGACCAAATATACCGGTTACGACCCTGAAGCCAGCAGCTTTGAACAGAACCCGCTTTTGCAGGGGATAGATTATGGCGCTTATCCAAATTATCGCACATTTCTGGCAGGGTTAAACATCACTCTTTAA
- a CDS encoding RagB/SusD family nutrient uptake outer membrane protein, producing MKKILILLIISGSFFTSCNKLDEKPYSLVTPDGLTTASDATALVSGVYASLIYDPGEQPIYGRNINFLADMTTDDWAAGPAAINANVQALSRDIHDASNDRVLAIWRQHYQGIGRANTAIDIIGGLSIDPVLRLRLAREAKFLRALLYFNLVRFFGAIPLVLHTSTDLTNLKTPRSAVDVVYTQIIADLTDAENLPAIYTGTDKGRATSGAAKALLAKVYLTRRNWDGAIAKAAEVINNKAAYGYDLPVSFADNFDYTKRNSGEIIYATDFTLNASLVSYNYLFASSWPSATGNRADVPADISLYSLYASNDIRRAKTFYTSKVALVGTNPTVFTYAAPGYFNKYVTDAYAYAGINGYAAPISFPVLRYADLLLIYAEALNEKNNGPTAAAFEALNEVRRRAFSQPIYSPGAYDVTALTNGTYTGFQDAVWLERRLELACEANRWFDLVRETRDGKSRLVSEVSKIASKTAVSERNNLFPIPQSQRDLDPEGLPQNPGYGN from the coding sequence ATGAAGAAGATATTGATACTATTAATAATATCAGGCAGTTTTTTTACTTCCTGCAATAAACTGGACGAGAAACCTTATTCTCTTGTTACGCCCGATGGCTTAACAACGGCATCTGATGCCACCGCATTAGTCTCTGGCGTGTATGCTTCGTTAATTTATGACCCGGGTGAGCAACCTATATACGGGCGTAATATTAATTTTCTGGCGGATATGACCACCGACGACTGGGCGGCCGGCCCCGCAGCGATCAACGCGAATGTGCAGGCATTGAGCAGAGATATTCATGATGCCAGCAACGACCGGGTTTTGGCTATCTGGAGGCAACATTACCAGGGAATAGGCCGTGCCAATACAGCAATCGACATTATAGGCGGTTTAAGTATCGACCCCGTTTTGCGGCTGCGCCTGGCCCGCGAAGCTAAATTTTTACGTGCGCTATTGTATTTTAACCTGGTGCGTTTTTTTGGGGCTATCCCTCTTGTACTGCATACTAGCACCGATTTGACTAACCTTAAAACACCACGTTCTGCGGTTGATGTTGTTTATACACAAATTATTGCAGATCTGACAGATGCAGAAAACCTGCCGGCCATTTATACCGGAACGGATAAAGGCAGGGCTACCAGTGGCGCCGCCAAGGCCTTACTGGCCAAGGTTTACTTAACCCGCCGCAACTGGGACGGAGCTATTGCCAAAGCAGCTGAAGTGATTAACAATAAAGCGGCCTACGGATATGATTTGCCGGTAAGTTTTGCAGATAATTTCGACTATACTAAAAGAAACTCGGGCGAGATTATCTATGCTACCGACTTTACGCTGAACGCCTCGCTGGTATCCTATAATTATCTGTTTGCCTCATCGTGGCCAAGCGCTACCGGTAACCGGGCAGATGTGCCGGCCGATATCTCCTTGTATAGCCTGTATGCAAGCAATGATATCCGCAGGGCCAAAACATTTTATACGTCAAAAGTTGCGCTCGTGGGTACTAACCCAACGGTTTTTACATACGCCGCGCCCGGTTATTTTAATAAGTACGTAACCGATGCCTATGCTTATGCAGGTATCAATGGCTATGCCGCCCCCATCAGTTTTCCGGTATTGCGCTATGCGGATCTGTTATTGATTTACGCGGAGGCCCTGAACGAGAAAAACAACGGCCCTACGGCAGCCGCGTTTGAAGCCCTTAACGAAGTGAGGAGAAGGGCATTCAGCCAGCCGATCTATTCGCCTGGCGCGTATGATGTTACTGCGCTTACCAATGGTACCTATACTGGCTTTCAGGACGCCGTTTGGCTGGAAAGGCGTTTAGAGTTAGCTTGCGAAGCTAACCGCTGGTTTGACCTGGTGCGTGAAACACGCGACGGTAAAAGCCGCCTGGTTTCCGAGGTTAGTAAAATCGCTTCAAAAACTGCCGTTTCAGAGCGCAATAATCTATTCCCTATACCTCAAAGCCAACGGGACCTTGATCCCGAAGGGTTGCCTCAAAACCCGGGTTATGGTAATTAA
- a CDS encoding histone H1, which translates to MSKFKDLKSLLEGAETDAVKFYDNGNKAAGTRLRARLQLIKKIAQEIRVEVGELKKKKE; encoded by the coding sequence ATGTCAAAATTTAAAGATTTAAAATCGTTATTAGAAGGTGCGGAAACAGATGCCGTTAAATTTTACGATAACGGGAATAAGGCTGCCGGTACACGTTTACGCGCACGACTCCAGCTGATAAAAAAAATTGCACAGGAGATCAGGGTTGAAGTAGGTGAGCTGAAAAAAAAGAAGGAATGA